In a single window of the Bacteroidota bacterium genome:
- a CDS encoding helix-turn-helix domain-containing protein: MLEQEDFLTALGQNINRIRKEKGLSFQELALEADIEKSNLVKLTSHGTNITVLTLNKIACALGVEPAELLRFKTN, encoded by the coding sequence ATGTTGGAACAGGAGGATTTTTTAACAGCTTTGGGGCAGAATATTAACCGGATACGGAAGGAAAAGGGCTTGTCTTTTCAGGAGCTGGCATTGGAAGCTGATATTGAAAAATCAAATTTGGTAAAACTAACATCACATGGTACAAATATTACTGTTTTAACGCTTAATAAAATTGCCTGTGCTCTGGGGGTGGAACCTGCCGAATTGTTGAGATTTAAAACAAACTAA
- a CDS encoding DUF3987 domain-containing protein produces the protein MKTEIKCKAKKINRKKITVSFFENIKQGQPKVASLIVILFRIKNGKFKKIIGHIKQYFAESEVKKAGELKANLPGVTFSATYNGGRRQENILEYNNLLVLDIDKISDRLLENKTLISKDPYTLAVWKSPSGTGLKVLVMVDSSMEDHKIAFQSLEGYYKQKFKLQIDKSGSDVQRLCFMSYDPNIFINWDAKRFCVEVSEINQDGIAEKHWKDTVSASKITEDIAKFLTGRNISITYNHERWYKVTLAIVSAIPNNKGKDLYLQLCRLDGSKHDENASIAKWNYCLNNYQNKITFKTLLYYAKEAGYDLTRASEIQNNTDAPIPLKPFIPDITPLNTPKSFNVSTFPEEVYNNLPNLLEQVCNLFTKQKERDIALLGSLTTLSILMPNINGTYNKDKVGMPLFLFVVAPASAGKGVLKYPKYLGHAIHQKLLEDGKRLFIPANCSASAVLKTINKNDGWGIIYETEADTLSLTMNNEWGNYSDFLRKVFHHESVSLLRVADDEYIDVLNPNVAVVLSGTPNQVSSLIPSAENGLFSRFAFYAFSTDTEWQDVFADNGNVDLAEYMKSLSEKLLFHYNKLNELEVGLTFKLTGEQQAQFNKLFGKWQNEFKEIVGEDLIASIRRLGLMAFRIAMILTTLRLMDEWGENRTEILCNDSDFEKSIKIVEYLRIHTMEIYSRFNDKQIKFNNNEQAKFFYNLPIEFSASEAFKIATNFKIKYKTAESYLSKFVKSGIMYRLKHGHYSKNKPA, from the coding sequence ATGAAAACAGAAATAAAATGCAAGGCAAAGAAAATCAACCGAAAAAAAATAACCGTTTCTTTTTTTGAAAATATTAAGCAAGGGCAGCCAAAGGTTGCTTCATTAATTGTTATTCTTTTTCGCATAAAAAACGGAAAATTTAAAAAGATTATCGGTCATATAAAACAATATTTTGCAGAGAGTGAGGTCAAGAAGGCCGGGGAACTAAAAGCAAATCTCCCCGGAGTTACCTTTAGCGCTACCTATAATGGAGGACGTAGGCAGGAGAATATCCTAGAATATAACAATTTGCTTGTATTAGATATAGATAAAATCTCTGATCGGTTACTAGAGAACAAAACACTTATAAGCAAAGATCCTTATACTTTAGCAGTATGGAAATCTCCATCAGGAACTGGACTAAAAGTCCTAGTAATGGTTGACTCTTCAATGGAAGACCATAAAATAGCGTTTCAATCCTTAGAGGGATATTACAAGCAAAAGTTTAAATTACAGATCGATAAAAGCGGTTCAGATGTTCAGCGGTTGTGTTTTATGTCATACGATCCAAATATATTTATAAACTGGGATGCAAAAAGGTTTTGTGTGGAAGTAAGTGAAATAAATCAGGATGGCATTGCCGAAAAGCATTGGAAGGATACTGTCTCTGCAAGTAAAATTACTGAAGATATAGCCAAATTTTTAACTGGTAGAAATATATCCATCACCTATAATCATGAGCGGTGGTATAAGGTGACATTAGCTATTGTTTCAGCCATCCCTAACAACAAGGGGAAAGACCTTTATTTACAGCTTTGCCGTCTGGACGGGTCTAAACATGATGAAAACGCTTCTATCGCAAAATGGAATTACTGCCTGAATAATTATCAGAACAAAATAACTTTTAAAACGCTATTGTATTATGCTAAGGAAGCAGGGTATGATTTAACAAGGGCATCAGAAATTCAAAATAATACTGATGCCCCAATTCCCCTCAAACCCTTCATCCCCGACATTACCCCTTTAAACACACCTAAGAGTTTTAATGTTTCTACATTTCCCGAGGAGGTTTATAATAATTTACCCAACTTGTTGGAGCAGGTATGCAATCTTTTTACCAAACAAAAAGAACGGGATATAGCTTTATTGGGGTCATTAACAACATTAAGTATTTTAATGCCAAATATTAATGGCACTTATAATAAAGACAAAGTAGGCATGCCTCTGTTTTTATTTGTAGTTGCTCCCGCTTCTGCTGGAAAGGGTGTGCTAAAATATCCCAAATACCTCGGTCATGCTATACATCAGAAATTACTGGAGGATGGCAAACGCTTATTCATTCCGGCAAATTGTAGTGCTTCGGCAGTACTTAAAACAATAAATAAAAATGATGGCTGGGGTATTATTTATGAAACAGAGGCAGACACTTTAAGTCTTACAATGAATAATGAGTGGGGAAATTACAGCGATTTCTTAAGAAAGGTTTTTCACCATGAGTCCGTCTCTTTATTAAGAGTGGCAGATGATGAATACATTGATGTACTCAATCCTAATGTTGCTGTTGTTTTAAGTGGAACGCCCAATCAAGTATCGTCTTTAATCCCCTCTGCTGAAAATGGATTATTTAGCAGATTTGCCTTTTACGCCTTTAGCACGGATACAGAATGGCAGGATGTTTTTGCCGATAATGGAAATGTAGATCTGGCGGAGTACATGAAAAGTTTAAGTGAGAAATTATTGTTTCACTATAATAAACTAAATGAACTGGAAGTGGGACTTACTTTTAAATTAACTGGTGAGCAGCAAGCCCAATTTAATAAATTATTTGGTAAGTGGCAAAATGAGTTTAAAGAAATTGTTGGAGAAGATTTAATTGCCAGTATTCGCAGATTAGGGCTTATGGCATTCAGAATAGCGATGATATTAACAACTTTAAGGTTAATGGATGAGTGGGGTGAAAATAGAACTGAGATACTCTGTAATGATTCTGATTTTGAAAAATCAATCAAAATAGTTGAATATTTAAGAATCCACACAATGGAAATATACTCCAGATTTAATGATAAACAGATAAAATTTAACAATAACGAACAAGCAAAATTCTTTTATAATCTCCCTATAGAATTTTCTGCCTCAGAAGCCTTTAAAATAGCGACAAACTTTAAAATTAAGTACAAGACAGCGGAAAGTTATCTGTCCAAATTTGTTAAATCTGGAATTATGTATAGACTAAAGCACGGGCATTATTCCAAAAACAAACCGGCATAA
- a CDS encoding site-specific integrase — MATNYSIKLIIRDDKPVKQNGKHPLYFLVRLNKHLIKLPTGKEIQKVNWDKGSVKAVSGANFQLLNSYLGKKIAAFDQYVLRMDTMGKPVTKTVVKNFFKREGAMTFYQFFEDQIQLWIGVKKESTIMSYKYTLQILKEFNPDLNFGDIDVEMIERLDKYLRLVRKNKTGGTFGRHKCLKTIIKIAIRKDLLDKNPYDHFKIKLADANRAFLSVEEIKKLKTASLPEDLLRVQTTRETFLFACYTGLRFSDIVNLKWSNIKENPDRLEIVMEKTGKEITIPIIPLAKTILMHLKKEAISGQINVFKAISNQVVNRNLKELMIYTGIKKKLTFHSARNSFACNHIEADTHILYLKDLLGHSDIGTTQIYAKSLTKGLYESMNKLSKIYN, encoded by the coding sequence ATGGCAACAAATTACAGCATCAAGTTAATCATCAGGGACGATAAACCCGTAAAGCAAAATGGCAAGCACCCTCTCTATTTTTTAGTAAGGCTGAATAAACATTTAATAAAACTTCCAACAGGAAAGGAGATTCAGAAAGTGAACTGGGATAAAGGCTCAGTAAAGGCTGTTTCAGGAGCGAATTTTCAACTTTTAAACTCCTATCTGGGGAAGAAGATTGCGGCATTTGACCAGTATGTATTACGTATGGATACAATGGGAAAACCAGTAACAAAAACAGTAGTTAAAAACTTCTTCAAACGGGAAGGAGCTATGACTTTTTACCAGTTTTTTGAAGATCAGATTCAACTGTGGATTGGGGTAAAAAAAGAATCAACTATTATGTCCTATAAATATACCCTACAAATACTAAAAGAATTCAATCCCGACCTCAACTTTGGGGATATAGATGTGGAGATGATAGAACGATTGGACAAGTATTTGCGCCTTGTAAGAAAAAATAAAACAGGCGGTACTTTTGGAAGACATAAATGTTTAAAAACAATTATAAAAATTGCAATTCGGAAGGATCTACTGGATAAAAACCCATATGATCATTTTAAAATAAAGTTGGCAGATGCAAACAGGGCATTCTTATCGGTGGAGGAGATCAAAAAATTGAAAACAGCCAGCCTTCCAGAGGATTTACTAAGAGTTCAAACGACAAGAGAAACTTTTCTTTTCGCCTGTTATACAGGATTGCGATTCTCTGACATCGTCAATCTTAAATGGAGTAATATCAAAGAAAACCCGGACAGGCTTGAAATTGTGATGGAGAAGACGGGAAAGGAGATTACCATACCAATTATCCCGTTGGCAAAAACAATCCTGATGCACCTTAAAAAAGAGGCAATCTCAGGGCAAATTAACGTGTTTAAAGCAATTTCAAATCAGGTTGTGAACCGAAACCTGAAAGAATTAATGATATATACCGGAATTAAAAAGAAATTAACTTTTCACTCTGCCCGTAATTCATTTGCATGCAATCATATTGAAGCAGATACCCATATACTTTATTTAAAGGATTTATTAGGGCATTCAGATATTGGCACTACTCAAATATACGCCAAGTCTCTAACAAAGGGATTATATGAATCAATGAATAAACTTTCAAAAATATATAACTAA
- a CDS encoding ATP-binding protein — protein sequence MMEKQFNPTIGKTVLETLTSGMYDDARFIFREYIQNAADQIDVAVELGILKEKSEGKIDITIDSVSKLIIVNDNATGVSEKEVLRFLGDVANSQKDSVRQKGFRGIGRLGGLGYCDKLIFETSYFGESVKSKMTLDAKLLKKIIENRNDNSDAAAAISIITKIEKTEEEVDKHYFRVTLNNAFNTVLDTNKVTEYLSMVAPVPFAANFSFIEEIKSYLKNKNAVLDEYNVEINGETLFKRYKNTFLGRNEEESKLIGVDFVDILDDDQNLLAVCWYGYRALSNVKLSDLDYEKGIRLRTKNIAIGNEMTCNRFFGQERTNLRFIGEIHTVSDGFRPNARRDYFVENSTCLQFQEKAAEIFKLENLENRLAQAASKLHNGLDTIEKYNKVYENFVENRGAFENEATESFHLSRLTELKVKALKAKNEIDRIIRKGSLSSNVGNLVDNILADKTISLKGLSDSELEVSKYTPPVFDKLNEEQKAVVLGIFEILEEELDFYLSEQIKKRIVDKYN from the coding sequence ATGATGGAAAAACAATTTAACCCAACGATAGGTAAAACGGTTTTGGAAACCTTAACATCGGGTATGTATGACGATGCAAGATTTATTTTCCGTGAATATATCCAAAATGCAGCAGACCAAATTGATGTGGCAGTTGAGTTAGGAATATTAAAAGAAAAAAGCGAAGGCAAAATTGACATTACTATAGACTCCGTCAGTAAACTCATTATAGTAAATGATAATGCGACAGGAGTTTCAGAAAAGGAAGTATTACGTTTCTTAGGAGACGTTGCCAACTCTCAAAAAGATAGTGTAAGGCAAAAAGGATTTAGGGGGATAGGTCGTTTAGGAGGTTTAGGTTATTGTGATAAGCTAATTTTTGAAACAAGTTATTTTGGTGAATCAGTGAAAAGCAAAATGACCCTTGATGCAAAGCTTTTAAAAAAGATTATAGAGAACCGAAATGACAATAGTGATGCAGCTGCAGCGATAAGTATTATTACAAAAATTGAGAAAACTGAGGAAGAAGTAGATAAACATTATTTCCGCGTTACACTTAATAATGCTTTTAACACTGTGTTAGATACCAATAAAGTAACTGAGTATTTATCTATGGTGGCTCCAGTTCCATTTGCCGCCAACTTTTCTTTTATCGAAGAAATAAAATCATATTTAAAAAATAAAAATGCAGTTCTAGACGAATATAATGTTGAAATAAATGGGGAAACTTTATTTAAAAGATATAAAAATACATTTTTAGGAAGAAATGAAGAAGAGTCTAAACTGATTGGCGTTGATTTTGTTGATATTCTAGATGATGATCAAAATTTATTGGCAGTATGTTGGTACGGATATAGAGCGTTATCTAATGTAAAGTTATCTGATCTCGATTACGAAAAGGGTATTCGATTACGTACAAAAAATATTGCAATTGGCAACGAAATGACCTGTAATAGATTTTTTGGCCAAGAAAGGACTAATTTAAGATTCATTGGAGAAATACATACTGTAAGTGATGGTTTTAGACCAAATGCCAGACGAGATTATTTTGTAGAGAATTCTACTTGTCTACAATTTCAGGAAAAGGCAGCAGAGATTTTTAAATTAGAAAATTTGGAAAATAGATTGGCTCAAGCAGCATCAAAGCTTCATAATGGATTAGATACAATTGAAAAATATAACAAAGTTTATGAGAATTTTGTAGAAAACAGAGGTGCATTCGAGAATGAAGCTACAGAATCATTTCATCTTAGCAGGTTGACGGAATTGAAGGTTAAAGCACTTAAAGCAAAAAATGAAATTGATAGAATAATCCGGAAAGGCTCATTGTCAAGCAATGTAGGAAATCTAGTGGACAATATATTGGCAGATAAGACAATTTCTTTAAAGGGTCTGTCTGATAGTGAACTAGAGGTTAGTAAATATACGCCTCCAGTTTTCGATAAATTAAACGAAGAGCAAAAAGCAGTAGTTTTGGGAATATTTGAAATTTTAGAGGAAGAACTAGACTTTTATCTTTCCGAGCAAATCAAAAAAAGAATAGTTGATAAATATAATTAG
- a CDS encoding helix-turn-helix domain-containing protein — MTDSYFLSKWNSLQLHKAKLSFLQNYLLSLHRNREVVEFLDNLLAGIDSISNKMGMLLYCLKILKQYQRTIPKELAESFPEQYDLERETIAEEQTIYDPVKWIEAEIEFISSYSKIQQEFPETEEPVKETKLSEKLYPETKEFLTLKETMDLLKISKSTLDRRREEGLPWHKDGKKLYFKRNELIKWIDKKRW; from the coding sequence ATGACAGACAGTTACTTTTTATCAAAATGGAATTCTCTACAATTACATAAAGCGAAATTATCATTCTTGCAAAATTATTTATTATCACTGCACAGGAACAGAGAGGTTGTTGAATTTTTAGACAATCTTCTTGCAGGAATAGATTCAATTTCAAACAAAATGGGCATGTTGCTATATTGTTTAAAAATTTTAAAGCAATATCAAAGAACTATACCAAAAGAACTTGCAGAAAGTTTTCCTGAACAGTATGATTTGGAAAGAGAGACAATTGCAGAAGAACAAACAATTTACGACCCTGTGAAATGGATTGAAGCAGAAATTGAATTTATATCATCTTATTCTAAAATTCAGCAAGAGTTTCCGGAAACAGAAGAGCCTGTTAAAGAAACCAAATTGTCTGAAAAGCTTTATCCTGAAACAAAAGAATTCCTAACATTGAAAGAGACAATGGATTTATTAAAAATCAGCAAATCCACATTAGACAGGCGCAGGGAAGAAGGTTTGCCGTGGCATAAGGATGGAAAAAAGCTGTATTTTAAGCGGAATGAGCTGATTAAATGGATTGATAAAAAGAGGTGGTGA